One Candidatus Niyogibacteria bacterium genomic region harbors:
- a CDS encoding type II toxin-antitoxin system HicB family antitoxin codes for MRKIILKNVIWKEGKNYVSWNLNTGISSFGDTRKKAFEALREALELYFEDIPFSKASSVERPDIIPLELQHA; via the coding sequence ATGCGTAAAATCATTTTAAAAAATGTTATCTGGAAAGAAGGCAAAAATTATGTTTCGTGGAATCTAAATACGGGAATTTCCAGCTTTGGCGACACCAGGAAAAAAGCTTTTGAAGCTTTGCGGGAAGCGTTAGAACTATATTTTGAAGACATTCCTTTTTCCAAAGCATCTAGTGTGGAACGACCTGATATAATTCCGCTGGAACTCCAGCATGCCTAA
- a CDS encoding DUF444 family protein, protein MCLEVDFAELFERRRTVVKEFMTELDILGENSAAKERLEKLFGAGRDKRLSAKISALESFDDLLNRDKKREDDGFKPKIKFRRILVGPNKIIVVPYVEEEQFVHGEFEPTNIAQLSQLSDEKEKDIGETIGHGDGEIGDIIREEPLRDSGGDGDGDGDGQDPGKNAGQESGDHGFEEEAYEAGKKRMEQLQLPNTKEKRKKIPTDEYVYDLIDRHKGSGQLLDKKETLKRIVRTNIFLGRINEDNLDPSKMIVGPQDKVFRVLSRERVWKSQAVVFFLRDYSGSMYGEPTRALISQHLDIYGWLLVQYERMVVPRFVVHDTEAKEVSARQYFKLSSGGGTSIISGYKKINEIVEGESLDKDYNVYVFQGTDGDDWVKGSGQTLAELKKILGYVNRMGVTVFKHPYHIANGRKTTFEEYIEEGGILQERDVFRMHVMSSEEVTEEMNIEAIKALVDQD, encoded by the coding sequence ATGTGCCTGGAAGTGGATTTCGCGGAGCTTTTTGAAAGGAGGCGGACAGTGGTTAAAGAGTTTATGACGGAACTGGATATTTTAGGCGAGAACTCGGCGGCGAAAGAACGCCTTGAAAAGCTTTTTGGAGCCGGGCGCGACAAAAGACTATCCGCTAAAATTTCAGCCCTTGAATCATTCGATGATCTTTTAAATAGAGACAAGAAACGCGAAGATGACGGATTTAAGCCGAAAATAAAATTCAGGAGAATACTTGTTGGTCCGAATAAGATAATCGTGGTTCCGTATGTTGAGGAAGAACAATTTGTGCATGGAGAATTTGAGCCAACGAACATAGCTCAGCTTTCTCAATTGTCGGATGAAAAAGAAAAAGATATTGGGGAAACGATTGGACACGGCGACGGCGAAATCGGGGATATAATCAGGGAAGAGCCTTTGCGCGATTCCGGCGGCGACGGAGACGGTGACGGAGATGGACAGGACCCCGGTAAAAACGCGGGCCAGGAGTCGGGCGATCATGGATTTGAAGAAGAGGCCTATGAAGCGGGTAAAAAACGAATGGAACAGCTTCAGCTTCCCAATACTAAAGAAAAACGTAAAAAGATTCCGACAGACGAGTATGTTTATGACCTGATCGACAGGCATAAGGGCTCGGGCCAGCTTTTGGACAAAAAAGAAACTTTAAAGAGAATTGTCCGCACAAATATTTTTCTCGGACGAATTAACGAGGATAATCTTGACCCGTCAAAGATGATAGTGGGTCCGCAAGACAAAGTTTTTCGCGTGCTTTCAAGAGAAAGGGTCTGGAAGTCGCAGGCGGTTGTCTTTTTCCTCCGGGACTATTCCGGTTCAATGTATGGCGAACCGACAAGAGCGCTTATTTCACAGCATTTGGATATATACGGCTGGCTTTTGGTTCAGTATGAAAGAATGGTTGTGCCGAGATTCGTAGTTCACGATACTGAGGCCAAAGAAGTTTCCGCTCGTCAGTATTTTAAGCTTAGTTCTGGCGGAGGAACATCAATCATTTCCGGATACAAAAAAATAAATGAAATTGTTGAAGGCGAAAGTTTGGATAAAGACTATAACGTTTACGTGTTTCAAGGCACTGATGGCGATGACTGGGTAAAAGGCAGCGGGCAGACTCTTGCGGAACTTAAGAAAATTCTTGGATATGTGAATCGGATGGGTGTTACGGTTTTTAAGCATCCTTATCATATCGCGAACGGCAGAAAAACAACCTTTGAGGAATATATTGAAGAGGGAGGAATCTTGCAGGAGCGCGACGTTTTCAGAATGCATGTTATGTCAAGCGAGGAGGTGACTGAAGAGATGAATATTGAAGCGATAAAAGCGCTTGTGGATCAGGATTAA
- a CDS encoding helix-turn-helix transcriptional regulator, whose protein sequence is MISGKTISGNIRKLRAKLGLTQDDLAKKADIKYTTLMKVESGTVNKPSVQTMAKIARALDVNIEDLLK, encoded by the coding sequence ATGATAAGTGGAAAAACAATCAGCGGGAATATCAGGAAATTACGCGCTAAACTTGGCTTAACCCAAGACGATTTAGCCAAGAAAGCTGATATTAAATATACAACGCTTATGAAGGTCGAAAGTGGCACAGTTAATAAGCCGAGCGTCCAAACTATGGCGAAGATCGCTAGGGCGCTTGATGTTAATATAGAGGATTTGTTAAAATAA
- a CDS encoding GIY-YIG nuclease family protein, translating into MKNTKNDNLYFGYTSDLKKRFTQHNSNEVLSTKNRGGWQLVYYEAYCNENNAKHREYSIKLRGNAYLQLKRRIKGCIT; encoded by the coding sequence TTGAAAAACACCAAAAACGACAATTTATATTTTGGTTACACTAGTGATCTTAAGAAAAGATTTACACAACACAACTCCAACGAAGTGCTATCAACCAAAAACAGAGGCGGGTGGCAACTTGTTTATTATGAAGCTTATTGTAATGAAAATAATGCAAAACACAGAGAATATAGTATAAAATTAAGGGGCAACGCATATTTACAGTTGAAAAGAAGAATTAAAGGTTGTATTACTTAA
- the recG gene encoding ATP-dependent DNA helicase RecG, protein MDFNDALNNHLRLTEKQKNILERAGFKTVRDLLWHFPARYEKFHIPKAAADLAEGDEAAVSGRVISSKTLKTWRRRMAIAETIVSDGTGTLRITWFNQPYMANILTPEKEYSFSGKVQRNKKGLYMANPDYREGVVQYEQENKDGLSPIYPETRGLHSKWFQFAIKKILKNLPAGLNDPIPAEILKNYNLPSLRTALLAIHLPKKEKMSEAARKRFAFEEIFLIQLDRQRKRIERDKLEAGAINIDQEKIKEFRSSLPYALTSAQEKSVAAILADISYSKPMSRLLEGDVGSGKTVIAAIASYAAASNGKQVAYMAPTEVLARQLYQEFIERFRNYRLAVALATSAEFRKFPSKAYPAKDTHLSRSQLIKFVGSGQVPILIGTHALIQDKIKFRNLGLVVIDEQHRFGVNQRAMLAQKSTPHLLSMTATPIPRTLALTIYGDLDLTILDEMPPGRKKVITVIVPPSQRARAYEQMRAEISQGRQAYVVCPRIEENSVAAKKISLEMKSVKEEHKKLSASIFPEFEIGILHGKMTPKEKEKEMNSFRENKTKILVATSVIEVGVNVPNATIIMIEGAERFGLAQLHQLRGRILRSTHQAYCFIFTESPSQKTLARLKALTDANTGFELAEYDLQFRGPGELSGSKQWGISDIGMEALKNIKMVEAARLEAQKLLQKDFELKNYPALKSLVPRFENLHFE, encoded by the coding sequence ATGGATTTTAACGACGCCTTAAATAATCATCTCCGCCTGACCGAAAAACAAAAAAACATTTTAGAGCGCGCGGGGTTTAAAACCGTGCGTGATTTACTTTGGCATTTTCCGGCCAGATACGAAAAATTCCATATTCCCAAGGCCGCAGCCGATCTCGCGGAAGGAGACGAAGCCGCCGTTTCCGGCCGTGTCATATCTTCAAAAACGCTTAAAACCTGGCGCAGAAGAATGGCGATTGCCGAAACGATAGTGTCCGACGGCACGGGGACACTTCGCATAACCTGGTTCAACCAGCCGTATATGGCCAACATTTTAACTCCCGAAAAAGAGTACTCATTTTCCGGAAAAGTGCAGCGGAATAAAAAAGGGCTCTACATGGCCAATCCCGACTATCGCGAAGGCGTAGTTCAATACGAACAAGAAAATAAAGACGGGCTTAGTCCGATTTATCCGGAAACCAGAGGTTTGCATTCAAAATGGTTCCAGTTCGCTATTAAAAAAATACTAAAAAACTTGCCGGCCGGTTTAAATGACCCGATTCCCGCGGAAATTTTGAAAAATTATAATCTGCCGTCGTTAAGGACCGCGCTTCTGGCAATACATCTGCCCAAAAAAGAAAAAATGTCCGAGGCGGCGCGCAAACGATTCGCTTTTGAAGAAATATTTTTAATACAGCTTGACCGCCAAAGAAAAAGGATTGAACGCGACAAACTTGAAGCCGGAGCCATAAATATTGACCAAGAAAAAATAAAAGAATTCCGGTCGTCTCTTCCGTATGCCCTAACTTCGGCGCAGGAAAAATCCGTGGCCGCGATATTGGCGGACATAAGCTACTCCAAACCGATGTCGCGCCTTTTGGAAGGAGATGTCGGCTCCGGAAAAACTGTCATCGCGGCCATAGCCTCGTACGCCGCGGCCTCAAACGGAAAACAAGTGGCCTATATGGCGCCGACCGAGGTTTTGGCGCGTCAACTCTACCAGGAATTCATAGAGCGGTTCCGAAACTATCGCTTGGCGGTGGCGCTCGCCACATCGGCGGAATTCCGCAAATTTCCCTCAAAAGCATACCCCGCAAAAGACACCCATTTAAGCCGGAGCCAGCTCATTAAATTCGTCGGGTCCGGGCAAGTGCCGATTCTAATCGGAACGCACGCGCTTATTCAGGATAAAATAAAATTCAGGAACCTTGGTTTGGTTGTGATAGATGAACAGCATCGCTTCGGAGTCAATCAAAGGGCAATGCTCGCCCAAAAATCCACGCCACATCTTTTAAGCATGACCGCCACTCCGATACCGAGAACGCTGGCGCTGACTATTTACGGCGACCTAGACCTGACAATACTGGATGAAATGCCGCCGGGAAGAAAAAAAGTGATAACGGTCATAGTGCCTCCGAGCCAGCGCGCCCGCGCTTACGAGCAAATGCGCGCGGAAATTTCGCAAGGACGCCAGGCGTATGTCGTATGCCCGCGCATTGAAGAAAATTCTGTTGCCGCAAAAAAAATATCTCTTGAGATGAAATCCGTAAAGGAGGAACATAAAAAACTTTCCGCGAGTATCTTCCCCGAATTTGAAATCGGAATACTCCACGGCAAAATGACACCCAAAGAAAAAGAGAAAGAGATGAACTCGTTCAGAGAAAATAAAACTAAAATACTCGTGGCGACTTCAGTAATTGAGGTGGGCGTAAACGTGCCTAATGCCACAATTATTATGATTGAGGGCGCGGAGCGCTTTGGCCTTGCGCAATTGCATCAGCTTCGCGGACGAATTTTAAGAAGCACTCACCAGGCGTATTGTTTTATTTTTACCGAATCCCCTTCTCAAAAAACTCTAGCCCGCCTTAAAGCGCTGACTGATGCGAATACAGGATTTGAGCTTGCCGAATACGATTTGCAATTTCGCGGACCCGGAGAGCTTTCGGGCTCAAAACAGTGGGGCATTTCGGATATCGGAATGGAGGCCCTGAAGAATATAAAAATGGTTGAAGCCGCGAGATTGGAAGCACAAAAACTTTTGCAAAAGGACTTTGAATTAAAAAATTATCCCGCGCTCAAATCGCTTGTGCCTCGCTTTGAAAATCTTCATTTTGAGTAA
- a CDS encoding serine protein kinase PrkA, which translates to MADIQEALQFLGTEVDRKDQKTLLSFPEYLEYVCENPQMALRNIFRLFYDMVKGRVVEEDDGHPDDPESVGFKKYDCSKLLVEGADNPFFADRLFANRFVRQVESLRQGFQQNRIYVYEGPSGCGKSTFLNNLLRSFEDYMRTDEGRTFEIIWEIDEAAFQVGATPSADQNRRKLIVPCPNHDHPILIIPKEHRVKFVEKLLENSKAKKIILTEKDYEWLFREEVCTICKSIFVSSLEKLGSVEEVLKMLKARPYKFDRRVGEGISIFNPGDKPVWSAAEGVPVEGFSANRQIQDKLDEIFGPNAVRYVFSPLAKTNGGIYVLMDIKAHNKERFLELHNVISEGVRKVGDVEECINSFFFALMNPEDKAVIEEAKMESFQGRIHYNKIPYVLEPATEVNIYRSVFGRSIDKHFLPRVLDNFARVIISGRMNTECETLKGWIPNLKKYDIYCDKDGLLLRMEIYGGVIPTWLSEEEKKKFTASVRRSLIAEGEKEGNKGFSGRDSIGLFNSFLVIYGGRLGLINMENVVDFFKDKIGKERRDKNIPKEFLASLLGSYDYAVLGEVKEALYFYNTDQIQKDILNYLWAVNYEIGSKTRCGYTGEELEVTIDFFKLMAGRISGEEMTNTAALKFAQDIQKKYVTSIARERVNIVETELYREIFGDYVGNLKEKVLEPFVGNDSFREAIKSYGTKEFDTFDRRLREHVAYMIKSLMGNFGYTQQGAKEICLYVLDKKLNDKFSS; encoded by the coding sequence ATGGCGGATATTCAGGAAGCTCTTCAGTTTTTGGGGACCGAAGTTGATAGAAAGGATCAAAAGACTCTTTTGAGTTTTCCGGAATATCTGGAATATGTCTGCGAAAATCCGCAGATGGCCCTAAGAAATATTTTCAGATTGTTCTATGACATGGTCAAAGGCCGCGTCGTCGAAGAAGACGACGGACATCCGGACGATCCCGAGTCAGTAGGATTTAAAAAATACGACTGCTCAAAATTGCTGGTTGAGGGTGCCGATAATCCGTTTTTTGCCGACCGTCTTTTTGCCAACAGATTTGTAAGACAGGTGGAAAGCTTGAGGCAGGGATTTCAGCAGAACAGAATTTATGTCTACGAGGGCCCTTCGGGATGCGGCAAGAGCACTTTCTTGAATAACCTTTTGAGGTCTTTTGAAGATTATATGAGGACGGACGAAGGCCGAACGTTTGAGATTATTTGGGAAATAGACGAGGCGGCTTTTCAGGTAGGGGCTACCCCGTCGGCAGACCAGAACCGTCGAAAATTAATTGTTCCTTGTCCGAACCACGATCATCCTATACTGATAATTCCGAAAGAGCACCGGGTAAAATTTGTTGAAAAGCTGTTGGAAAATTCTAAGGCAAAAAAGATAATTTTGACTGAAAAAGATTATGAGTGGCTTTTTAGAGAAGAGGTTTGCACGATTTGTAAATCAATTTTTGTCTCTTCTTTGGAAAAACTGGGTTCAGTCGAAGAAGTTTTAAAGATGCTTAAAGCGAGGCCTTATAAGTTTGACAGGCGAGTTGGAGAAGGCATAAGCATTTTTAATCCCGGAGACAAACCGGTCTGGAGTGCCGCTGAAGGAGTGCCCGTAGAGGGGTTTTCCGCTAATAGGCAAATTCAAGACAAGCTTGACGAAATTTTCGGTCCGAATGCCGTTAGATATGTTTTTTCTCCCTTGGCCAAGACGAATGGCGGGATATACGTTTTAATGGATATTAAGGCGCATAATAAGGAGAGGTTTCTGGAGCTTCATAACGTAATTTCGGAAGGCGTGCGAAAGGTGGGAGACGTGGAAGAGTGCATAAATTCATTCTTTTTTGCTCTGATGAATCCGGAAGATAAAGCGGTTATTGAAGAAGCGAAGATGGAGTCTTTCCAGGGAAGGATACACTATAACAAAATTCCCTACGTTTTGGAACCGGCCACAGAAGTTAATATTTATCGCAGCGTATTTGGGCGGTCAATAGACAAACATTTTTTACCGAGGGTTCTAGATAATTTTGCCAGAGTCATAATTTCCGGGCGCATGAACACGGAATGTGAGACCTTGAAAGGGTGGATTCCGAACCTTAAAAAATACGATATTTACTGTGATAAAGACGGTCTTTTGTTGAGAATGGAAATATACGGCGGGGTTATCCCGACATGGCTTTCCGAGGAAGAAAAAAAGAAGTTTACGGCGTCCGTTAGAAGGAGTCTGATCGCCGAGGGAGAAAAAGAGGGAAACAAGGGGTTTTCCGGCAGGGACTCAATTGGTCTTTTCAACAGTTTCCTCGTTATTTATGGGGGAAGGTTGGGCTTGATTAACATGGAAAATGTCGTTGACTTCTTTAAAGACAAGATAGGAAAAGAACGTCGGGATAAGAATATACCAAAAGAATTTCTCGCTTCTCTCCTGGGCTCGTACGATTACGCTGTTTTAGGCGAAGTAAAAGAAGCCCTTTATTTTTACAATACGGATCAGATTCAAAAAGATATACTGAATTATCTTTGGGCCGTAAACTATGAAATTGGAAGTAAAACAAGGTGTGGATACACGGGCGAAGAGTTGGAAGTCACGATTGATTTTTTTAAGTTGATGGCGGGCCGGATTAGCGGAGAAGAAATGACTAACACTGCGGCTCTGAAATTTGCCCAAGACATTCAGAAGAAATACGTCACCTCCATTGCCAGAGAGCGTGTCAATATCGTCGAAACAGAGCTATATAGGGAGATTTTCGGCGATTATGTTGGGAATCTAAAGGAGAAAGTGCTGGAGCCCTTTGTCGGAAATGACAGTTTCCGGGAAGCAATAAAATCTTATGGAACCAAAGAATTTGATACTTTTGACAGGCGCCTTAGGGAACACGTGGCTTATATGATTAAGAGTCTGATGGGGAATTTCGGCTATACTCAGCAGGGCGCGAAAGAAATCTGTCTTTACGTTTTAGACAAAAAACTGAATGATAAATTTTCTTCTTAA
- a CDS encoding glycosyltransferase family 2 protein, with protein sequence MVYPYLHIASHKDLIGRDRVIYRALEILPGFLSWGTLGAVVFFSWASPVGIAIFIIIFDVYWLIKTFYLSFHLRVNWKRLKRNLIIDWEARLQNLKWDHVWQMVILPMYKEDYKVVAESLDALLGAKWPKEKMIIVLAAEERARPETENAVKKLEENYSGKFGRFLVTWHPVGLEGEISGKGSNTAWASREVKEKIIDAEQIPYENILVSSFDIDTQVYPQYFLCLTYNFLVAENPYRSSYQPVPIFNNNIWNTPAFSRVVATSGTFWQMMQQERPERLSTFSSHSMSFKMLVDVGFWQKNMVSEDSRIFWNAVLFYDGDYEVMPLAYPVSMDANVGRSLWQTMKQVYKQQRRWAWGVENVPYLLFGFLKNKKILFAKKLRFILTQLEGFWSLATNPILIFILGWLPLVLGGDEFNATLLSYNLPRITRILMTIAMLGLVVSAIISTSLLPPRPAGVKKSKFAPMILQWLLIPFTIIIFGAIPGLDSQARLALGKPLGFWVTPKIRKTVLD encoded by the coding sequence ATGGTTTATCCGTATCTGCATATAGCAAGCCACAAGGATTTAATCGGGCGCGACCGCGTTATTTACCGCGCGCTTGAAATTCTACCCGGATTTTTAAGCTGGGGGACTCTTGGCGCGGTAGTCTTTTTTTCGTGGGCTTCTCCGGTAGGCATAGCCATTTTTATAATAATTTTTGACGTCTACTGGCTGATAAAAACTTTTTATTTGTCTTTTCACCTTCGCGTGAACTGGAAAAGGCTTAAGCGTAATTTAATTATTGACTGGGAAGCGCGGCTTCAGAATTTAAAATGGGATCATGTTTGGCAGATGGTTATACTACCGATGTATAAAGAGGATTATAAAGTTGTTGCCGAAAGTCTGGATGCTCTTTTAGGCGCAAAATGGCCCAAAGAAAAGATGATTATTGTGCTGGCCGCCGAAGAGCGCGCGAGACCCGAAACGGAAAACGCCGTTAAAAAACTGGAAGAAAATTATTCAGGCAAATTCGGTCGATTTTTGGTAACATGGCATCCTGTGGGTCTTGAGGGTGAAATTTCCGGCAAGGGCTCCAATACCGCGTGGGCTTCTAGAGAAGTTAAAGAAAAAATAATTGACGCTGAACAAATTCCTTATGAAAATATTCTGGTTTCATCTTTTGATATAGATACACAGGTTTATCCGCAGTATTTTTTATGCCTTACTTATAATTTTCTGGTTGCCGAAAATCCTTATCGTTCGTCATATCAGCCGGTTCCGATTTTTAATAATAATATCTGGAATACTCCGGCCTTTTCGCGGGTGGTGGCGACCTCCGGAACTTTTTGGCAGATGATGCAGCAGGAGCGCCCGGAGCGGCTATCCACTTTTTCTTCGCATTCAATGAGTTTCAAAATGCTTGTTGATGTGGGGTTTTGGCAGAAAAATATGGTTTCTGAAGATTCTAGAATTTTTTGGAACGCCGTTTTGTTTTACGACGGCGATTACGAGGTTATGCCGCTCGCTTATCCGGTTTCAATGGACGCTAATGTCGGAAGAAGTTTGTGGCAGACGATGAAGCAGGTCTATAAACAGCAAAGACGTTGGGCTTGGGGCGTTGAAAATGTGCCGTATCTTTTATTCGGTTTTTTGAAAAATAAAAAAATACTTTTCGCGAAAAAACTGCGTTTTATTCTTACTCAGCTTGAGGGGTTTTGGAGTCTGGCCACAAATCCCATTTTGATTTTTATTCTTGGATGGCTGCCGTTGGTTTTAGGAGGAGATGAGTTTAATGCCACGCTTCTCTCTTATAATCTGCCGCGTATAACCAGGATTTTGATGACTATTGCGATGCTTGGCTTGGTTGTTTCGGCTATAATTTCAACTTCTCTTTTGCCGCCGCGGCCCGCCGGAGTGAAAAAATCAAAATTCGCCCCAATGATTTTGCAGTGGCTTTTAATTCCTTTCACCATAATAATTTTTGGCGCGATTCCCGGCCTTGATTCGCAAGCGCGATTAGCTCTGGGTAAACCTCTGGGGTTTTGGGTCACGCCAAAAATACGCAAAACTGTTTTAGATTAA
- a CDS encoding ComF family protein yields MAEILFPRSCFSCGAKGKYLCLKCLTEIRDPDIFYPKNMDFALTSFSYREPAIKMALRKLKYSSASDIAEELAEIMAQDLRPYLKYDLKPIIAAIPMTERRKRARGFNQAELLACHLARILNLEHSPILIKVRETKPQAEIKNRAERLENIKGVFALKENFSPPKFAVIVDDIYTTGATMAEAGRVLKKAGVKKIICAAVAR; encoded by the coding sequence TTGGCAGAAATTCTATTCCCGCGTTCCTGTTTCAGCTGCGGCGCAAAAGGAAAGTACTTGTGTTTGAAATGCCTGACGGAAATCCGCGATCCCGACATTTTCTATCCGAAAAATATGGATTTCGCCTTGACCTCTTTTTCTTACCGCGAGCCGGCAATAAAAATGGCTTTGCGTAAATTAAAATATTCATCGGCTAGCGACATTGCCGAGGAGCTTGCTGAAATAATGGCTCAAGACTTGAGACCGTATCTAAAATACGATCTCAAGCCGATCATTGCCGCCATTCCAATGACCGAGCGAAGAAAAAGAGCCCGCGGTTTTAATCAGGCCGAACTTTTGGCTTGCCATCTGGCAAGAATTTTAAATCTTGAACACTCGCCTATTTTGATTAAAGTCCGCGAAACAAAACCGCAGGCCGAAATTAAAAACCGCGCCGAACGCCTGGAAAATATTAAAGGGGTTTTCGCGCTTAAAGAAAACTTTTCTCCGCCGAAATTTGCCGTCATAGTGGACGATATTTATACTACGGGCGCGACAATGGCAGAAGCTGGCCGCGTTTTAAAAAAAGCCGGAGTTAAAAAAATAATCTGCGCGGCGGTCGCCAGGTAG
- a CDS encoding SpoVR family protein produces MKLLDPAAKKDMEECKKRARAAGLVFPDDTLEYFVTNRDMLELSPKVMIPTLYDHWIQDLEVVRSKWIYEAFPHNPYETVINTRPPISFYNADNADWLNVMIFYHVLAHIDFFQNNIFFRKTWDDDFCGQALADKRLINHIRKELGAEKRWVDYVIEFSSAIGNLVGYYPELEEASRQDAPEVFGRVSEKTDFYFGHFLKQRYEAKVIDLKFFFDEVERRNLFLRNHGRERGEVAFFEDDYLKSRFPEFNDVFRKWKEKNHKPKPKDLFEHLAENSEFLNKEKNRWMKDVLQVVRRTNLYFQAQIRTKNCNEGWASLWHERLFIPDERIKTRETDYAKVNAGVVVDPRIGLNPYAFGKHMLEFIEDMARRGKLSRGYQLIKDAEIRKHYNCGSGEGFAKKVLFEARKYFDDRLLLNFLSDDDFQDFTDKHKFFVVGARLSPTKWGMAELYIKSKSGIEYRRLLNKHLYHPPHIVIDEKRSADGGLYLVHEYEGRTLFTKHIPEVLIGLEFLSGGCVALETTEYEEVNMKPQWKHFWEGTEPEFKKERVRYTCKDKEVERTVL; encoded by the coding sequence ATGAAGCTCTTAGATCCGGCGGCAAAAAAAGATATGGAGGAATGCAAAAAAAGAGCCAGAGCCGCGGGCTTGGTATTTCCCGACGACACTCTGGAATATTTTGTTACCAACCGCGATATGCTTGAATTGAGTCCTAAAGTTATGATTCCGACTCTATATGACCACTGGATTCAGGATCTTGAAGTGGTGAGAAGTAAATGGATTTATGAGGCCTTTCCGCATAACCCCTATGAAACAGTGATTAATACAAGGCCCCCGATTTCTTTTTATAACGCCGATAACGCTGACTGGCTGAATGTTATGATTTTTTATCATGTTTTGGCTCACATAGACTTTTTTCAGAATAATATATTTTTCCGAAAAACCTGGGACGATGATTTTTGCGGGCAGGCTTTGGCCGACAAACGGCTAATTAACCACATAAGAAAGGAATTGGGAGCCGAAAAAAGATGGGTTGATTATGTCATTGAATTTTCGAGCGCCATCGGAAATCTCGTCGGCTATTACCCCGAACTGGAAGAAGCTTCAAGGCAAGATGCGCCGGAGGTTTTCGGGAGAGTTTCCGAAAAAACAGACTTTTATTTCGGGCATTTTCTTAAGCAGCGTTATGAAGCAAAAGTCATTGATTTGAAATTCTTTTTTGACGAAGTGGAACGCCGTAATCTCTTTCTTAGGAATCATGGACGAGAACGCGGAGAAGTCGCTTTCTTTGAAGATGACTATCTTAAAAGCAGGTTTCCGGAGTTTAATGACGTGTTTAGGAAGTGGAAGGAAAAGAATCATAAACCAAAGCCAAAAGACCTTTTTGAGCATCTCGCGGAAAACTCGGAATTTTTGAATAAAGAAAAAAACAGATGGATGAAAGACGTGCTCCAAGTGGTCAGAAGGACAAATCTTTATTTTCAGGCGCAGATAAGGACAAAAAATTGCAATGAGGGCTGGGCCAGTTTGTGGCACGAAAGGCTGTTTATACCGGACGAAAGGATTAAAACCCGCGAAACGGATTATGCCAAGGTTAATGCCGGAGTCGTTGTTGATCCGAGGATCGGACTTAATCCTTATGCTTTCGGCAAGCATATGCTTGAATTTATTGAAGATATGGCAAGGCGCGGAAAATTGTCTCGCGGATATCAGTTGATTAAAGACGCGGAAATAAGGAAACATTACAATTGCGGCTCCGGAGAAGGGTTTGCTAAAAAAGTTCTCTTTGAAGCCAGAAAATATTTTGACGACCGCCTGCTTTTGAATTTTCTTTCCGACGACGATTTTCAGGATTTTACGGACAAGCACAAGTTTTTTGTGGTTGGAGCTCGTCTCAGCCCCACGAAGTGGGGCATGGCTGAACTATATATCAAAAGCAAAAGCGGCATAGAATATCGCAGACTGCTCAACAAGCATCTATATCATCCTCCGCATATCGTGATTGACGAAAAAAGGAGCGCGGACGGCGGGTTGTATCTTGTTCATGAGTATGAAGGCAGAACTTTGTTTACAAAGCATATTCCGGAGGTTTTAATCGGCCTTGAGTTTTTGAGCGGCGGATGTGTTGCCCTTGAGACAACCGAATACGAAGAAGTAAATATGAAGCCGCAGTGGAAACATTTTTGGGAAGGGACGGAGCCGGAATTTAAAAAGGAGCGAGTTCGTTATACTTGTAAAGATAAAGAAGTTGAAAGGACGGTTTTATAG
- a CDS encoding type II toxin-antitoxin system HicA family toxin: protein MPKPVDLRIIIRVLKVKGFFFVSQKGAHAKFRKLDSPAKTVIVKMAKKQIPYGTFRSILLQSGLKESDFRNK from the coding sequence ATGCCTAAACCGGTAGATTTAAGAATTATTATTAGAGTTCTTAAAGTTAAGGGCTTCTTTTTCGTTTCGCAGAAAGGCGCGCATGCTAAGTTTCGTAAACTTGATTCACCAGCAAAAACTGTCATCGTGAAAATGGCCAAAAAGCAAATTCCGTATGGGACTTTTCGGTCAATTTTACTTCAGTCGGGACTAAAAGAATCCGACTTTAGAAACAAATAA